The proteins below are encoded in one region of Dromaius novaehollandiae isolate bDroNov1 chromosome 9, bDroNov1.hap1, whole genome shotgun sequence:
- the LOC112979366 gene encoding deoxyribodipyrimidine photo-lyase-like: MPKKKGKRKAGQGSEPEAEPDATELPRLSPKRNKEEAAMGKLQEAVREARRKAAPSVQEFKYNKKRVRLISQRSDLKDNAECILYWMSRDQRVQDNWAFLYAQRLALKQELPLHVCFCLVPKFLDATIRHYGFMLRGLQEVAKECTELNIPFHLLMGYAKDVLPTFVVRLGVGGLVTDFCPLRVPQQWVEDVRERLPEDVPFVQVDAHNIVPCWVTSPKQEYNARTIRSKIHSQLPEFLTEFPPVIQHPYSPSTPAEPIAWEACYSSLQVDCTVKEVEWATPGTASGLTVLQSFIAKRLKSFGSHRNNPNKAALSNLSPWFHFGQVSTQRAILEVQKHHKKYKESVDIFVEEAVVRRELADNFCYYNKNYDSVQGAYDWAQTTLKLHAKDKRPFLYELQELEKGNTHDPLWNAAQLQMVREGKMHGFLRMYWAKKILEWTRSPEEALQFAVYLNDRYELDGRDPNGYVGCLWSICGIHDHGWPERAVFGKIRYMNYAGCKRKFDVVQFERRYAPCKLDK, translated from the exons ATGCCCAAGAAGAAAGGGAAGCGAAAAGCAGGCCAAGGGAGCGAGCCTGAGGCTGAGCCAGATGCCACAGAGTTGCCACGTTTGTCTCCGAAGAGGAATAAGGAGGAGGCAGCCATGGGGAAGCTGCAGGAGGCAGTGCGGGAGGCCCGACGGAAGGCAGCCCCATCCGTGCAGGAGTTCAAGTACAATAAAAAGCGGGTTCGTCTTATCTCACAGCGCTCTGACCTCAAAGACAACGCTGAGTGCATCCTCTACTGGATGTCCCGAGACCAGCGTGTGCAAG ATAACTGGGCTTTCCTCTATGCCCAGCGGCTGGCCCTCAAACAAGAGCTCCCTCTGCATGTCTGCTTCTGCCTGGTGCCCAAATTCCTGGATGCCACCATCCGACATTATGGCTTCATGCTGAGGGGCCTACAGGAGGTGGCCAAG GAGTGCACAGAGCTGAACATCCCCTTCCACTTGCTGATGGGCTATGCTAAGGATGTGCTGCCCACGTTCGTGGTGAGGCTTGGTGTGGGTGGGTTGGTTACAGATTTctgtcccctccgtgtcccccagCAGTGGGTGGAAGACGTCAGAGAGCGGTTGCCTGAGGATGTGCCGTTTGTACAG GTTGATGCCCACAACATCGTGCCCTGCTGGGTCACCTCCCCCAAGCAGGAGTACAATGCCAGGACCATTCGGAGCAAGATTCACAGTCAGCTCCCAGAGTTCCTCACCGAGTTTCCTCCAGTCATTCAACACCCGTattccccctccaccccagcaGAG CCCATTGCTTGGGAGGCCTGCTATTCCAGCTTGCAGGTGGACTGCACCGTGAAGGAGGTGGAGTGGGCGACCCCCGGCACTGCTTCAGGGCTGACTGTGCTGCAGTCCTTCATTGCCAAGCGGCTGAAATCCTTCGGCTCCCACCGGAATAACCCCAACAAGGCAGCTCTCAGCAACCTGTCGCCATGGTTCCACTTTG GCCAGGTTTCCACCCAGCGAGCCATCCTGGAGGTGCAGAAACACCACAAGAAGTACAAGGAGTCTGTGGACATCTTTGTGGAGGAGGCTGTGGTGCGGCGGGAGCTGGCTGACAACTTCTGCTACTACAACAAGAACTACGACAGTGTTCAAG GTGCCTATGACTGGGCACAAACCACGCTGAAGCTCCATGCTAAAGACAAGAGGCCTTTTCTCTACGAGCTTCAGGAATTGGAGAAGGGGAACACGCATGACCCACTCTGGAACGCTGCCCAG CTCCAAATGGTCCGGGAGGGCAAGATGCATGGCTTCCTACGAATGTACTGGGCCAAGAAGATCCTGGAGTGGACCCGCTCCCCTGAGGAGGCCCTGCAGTTTGCTGTCTACCTCAACGATCGCTACGAGCTGGACGGGAGGGACCCCAACGGATATGTAG GCTGCCTCTGGTCCATCTGCGGCATACACGACCACGGCTGGCCAGAGCGGGCCGTGTTCGGGAAGATCCGCTACATGAACTACGCCGGCTGCAAGAGGAAGTTTGACGTGGTCCAGTTTGAGCGTCGCTACGCCCCCTGCAAGCTCGACAAGTGA
- the LOC112979353 gene encoding mucin-2-like, which yields MPVPPARGEKSPGRRPPFLSTARPSSPPLPPVRRQSGPRCTAASRHQPVSPPLRSGWFPGVFPRWGRGPGAARPAAAPWGPCLLSAVPGPVGVRRRAPRGRPGDKRAPPDAPPPPGEGDADAAGSGACGGPVMASQAGGLPVPLLLLLLLSLAGRDGLVLGTTGTDKTVKVSPTFSAFSRPTETSVLLPTITSTSTATTPPSSPEVGTSTPEERSSTPPYTFTASTVTTWGSSPTVSKVLTQTERGSTAHSSASLPAGTTMVQVVSSTTGRGTTTDAQSPTTAAVTSTHAEKTASTSLGTSTAPGVSLTRGDASMVPPSTSSLLASTMEGTTLATSTSEETATTSSLRSTSQETSSASPSTTTPPITIEETFTLAGSSTLLEGTITASITSTAVSESTPTATQPETTTGTTPGISTQTSGTALDTMTVPQTSSAGMSTTNVTSVYPSTEPSSLATDLIQSPEVTISTTADKPTTLLVCPSAATNTSASHLFLSLRLTVPLDLENSVAQELILSKLRGDLQTAFPCAGFTVEWRGKRRT from the exons ATGCCTGTACCACCGGCCCGGGGGGAAAAGTCCCCCGGCCGGAGACCGCCCTTCCTCAGCACCGCCCGCCCGTCCTCGCCGCCCCTTCCTCCCGTGCGGAGACAGAGCGGGCCCCGCTGCACTGCAGCCTCCCGGCACCAGCCCGTGTCCCCTCCACTCCGCTCAGGGTGGTTTCCCGGGGTGTTTCCCCGCTGGGGCCGTGGCCCGGGTGCCGCCCGCCCTGCGGCCGCCCCGTGGGGCCCATGCCTGCTCAGCGCAGTGCCCGGCCCCGTCGGCGTCAGGCGGcgagcgccccgcggccgcccgggcgaTAAAAGGGCCCCCCCAGACGCTCCTCCTCCGCCGGGCGAAGGTGACGCGGACGCGGCGGGCAGCGGTGCGTGTGGCGGCCCGGTCATGGCGTCGCAGGCGGGAGGGCTGcctgtgcccctgctgctgctgctgctgctcagccttgCCGGGCGGGACGGCCTGGTGCTGG GGACGACAGGCACAGATAAGACAGTGAAGGTGTCCCCAACTTTTTCTGCATTCTCAAGACCCACGGAGACTTCAGTGCTTCTGCCCACCATTACCTCCACCAGCACAGCCACCACTCCTCCATCCAGCCCTGAAGTGGGAACCTCCACCCCAGAGGAGAGGTCCAGCACACCACCATACACCTTCACAGCCAGCACTGTGACTACTTGGGGTAGCAGCCCCACAGTCTCTAAAGTCCTCACGCAGACTGAGAGGGGCAGCACAGCCCACAGCTCTGCCAGTTTGCCTGCTGGCACCACCATGGTCCAGGTAGTCTCCAGCACCACAGGAAGGGGGACCACCACTGATGCTCAGTCTCCAACCACTGCAGCTGTGACATCCACCCATGCTGAGAAGACAGCCAGCACATCCCTGGGgaccagcacagctccaggcgTCAGCTTGACCAGAGGTGACGCAAGCATGGTGCCTCCTTCCACCTCCTCTCTTCTTGCTTCCACCATGGAGGGCACCACACTTGCCACGAGCACCAGTGAAGAGACAGCCACGACCTCCTCGCTTCGCAGCACATCCCAGGAGACCAGCAGTGCATCTCCCTCTACAACGACTCCTCCCATCACAATAGAAGAGACATTCACTTTGGCTGGGTCCTCGACATTGCTGGAAGGCACCATAACTGCTTCCATCACCAGCACAGCGGTCTCAGAGAGCACCCCCACTGCCACCCAGCCAGAGACCACAACTGGGACCACCCCTGGTATCTCCACCCAAACCTCAGGGACAGCCCTGGACACCATGACAGTGCCTCAAACCTCAAGTGCAGGAATGA GCACGACTAATGTTACCTCAGTTTACCCATCCACGGAGCCCTCTTCCCTTGCCACTGACTTAATCCAGAGTCCAGAGGTTACCATCAGCACCACCGCAGACAAGCCAACGACACTGCTTGTCTGCCCCAGCGCCGCGACTAACACCA GTGCATCTCACCTCTTTCTGTCACTGCGCCTAACCGTTCCCCTGGACCTTGAAAACTCCGTGGCCCAGGAGCTAATTTTGTCCAAG CTCCGTGGGGATCTGCAGACTGCGTTCCCGTGCGCTGGCTTCACGGTGGagtggagagggaagaggaggacctga
- the LOC112979397 gene encoding mucin-4-like, which translates to MGRGWMLRTFVGCCVWILHGLRAAVAVPVTTEGQFGVDTAFPSTAESQVTHALVPENAEMSTAAALLPGTAADAEIAASLADSFLVGGPTSSSFPTGAELSDLVTAANEYSSRSAAGNDTEAGPSPPEQEETQVPTGDPQALTNVTKFLNVSQENEWGLDAPGADAASFSTPEPLFSPNAEPDIAGAAPDTSLGTTPASLLFVDANNNFSVSVTREGAEDLEPAAGTASVPHFLSPSAGGAQPTTRAIEDQAADSPLGLGITVPPSRGLDTATMGVSKEGVTLAADLQSRASAPSLSPDSGAGELLATWQDEQASEAAGVIQGPAGETAVAAEEGPTPLEAGKAGDAIDGGFGEPDLSHPPLGSETVLEAVRNPEETSRLASETELSPDALPGPDRNEQGSSGVDIGSPNSAPSPAASEALAAPTEPDVQSATASLAAMLLPAHTEPLPTGTVAPAELSLHPAPWDTAAGGLLSPVDIPTGSLASLASSSAADSPQPVLNAVAGTLSRAENGAELSVSPNLSAAMSPSLRGSEPQGTAAGASEGAELPSADVPGTSFNPAPDVPSLASLGPASPVPSGLPGVGLGLPAAEGSEAGVAEQALGGGGSAARTEPSLSSAPGSRTAVGMDQLPDAGSPSGPASPDDVVAAPSVLETDGAEPIAEAAPGPDSPSQAPLDSEGGPDLAATLEAESAGDVAGAGNPESPSPDMGTSPPAFSPQQDPVILGELSAGEAGALTDAEVSHPLALGSGAGVATALGEMSLPGPAAPGSAALEPGLGVAAGQDVLPGESPSAPGSPWPAPGAVAGILSGTDDEAEMPASPSLGPVPFSLGGSELQGLVGGAAEGAGLPGANGPGTSFNPALDASSSVSLGPVGPVWPVPRGWPDASLGLPAVKGSEAGVAEQALRGGGGAAGGELPLSSASGSETVAGTDQLRYAGSLSSPASHNDGEAASSILETDGAGPIAEAAPGPDSPSQASLDSEGGPDLAATLEAESAGDVAGAGNPESPSPDMGTSPPAFSPQQDPVILGELSAGEAGALTDAEVSHPLALGSGAGVATALGETSLPGSAALEPGLGVAAGQGDLPGESPSTADFPQPALGAVAGTLSGADDRTETPASPNLSTPMFPSLGGSELQGMPGSTSEGAELPGASGPGAGLNSVLDAHSPSSFSLVGPVSPVPRGWPGAGPGLPAAEGSEAGTAEQVLGAGGSAAGGEPSLSSALGSGTVAGMDQLPDARSLSGPASANDVVAASSVLETARVSYLGGVPSAPGFSQPALGSAQLGAPPATGEADKLAEAVPADGVSAGGQGPAVEGTSSSGAPDGAVRAVEHSAPSSLSVEGSSPLGTAGVTTVGAGLPGASGGADGLNAGSASGPGSSGPEGTPLSAPGIQSGSDLGPSDTKLSQVNVVELPGGEAGVSADHEASLSTSSGDGAGAIVQIAAGVLAPSALASPQQTQTLVPSALDTGIATAGITGLLGSSLLLPGHGLAALPASLGGMGESSVQVPNEKPPSPSNIRSGSSLAVAGTLLASAKALNRPLADAETALPWSPEDETASGLPAPLGEEPPAPMSPNMGLAAPPAPEGLSSGSRFSSPVSASDLRVGPSALEKGDLRAASSNPAGSALLLPPPQPESPGVLPSSAAAEGRGDADSPGELSPRLPSTAVRPGAAALLPPEVPVEPPTQPLLVQGPAGGGSSGLAPIRIAAESTMTKILGPGSAGGSSSVALQPSSGGKAIAGLTNVAAAGSAAAGSSVPAASPGQGAAQGGPPATVHPAVSCSPTAAGPASPALLHGGTKALPGHGANGAAALLPQTSSAALPALPGGPVAPAALLSMTTVAAVPLYGYGARENDREYVERRVDFNSPLFKPETGFPFGKTLRDSLYFTDNGQIVFPASDNDIFPYPKPPPGGFNGREKVPMIAVFWDDADFSRGVGTTFYQEFLTLNSAKPPFIRDVEAKIRRYMKTSYSAVWTLKVTWEKAPARTAQTNTRRTSTYQAVLTTDGFRSYLLILYQDGGMKWDYTQLAATNVLIGYSSGDGIYHNDDLIQRPPAAKYRPDQVRGYNTDLRGLWIYKLESRVGANYRLKCLAWTGRQQEPQTWSRGLPACPCSLQQGQRDPRFRSAREGRLGARLTMLHSASPNQYGAGVRCLYDSRSQFVEGRQERYWRSSRQASPYRDQELKLHDWCCNQAGSAQLCARYSEKRPKMGCDGYQLPSTGRSSEEADSYSAEQEGGEVV; encoded by the exons ATGGGGAGGGGATGGATGCTGCGGACCTTTGTGGGATGCTGCGTGTGGATTTTGCACG GGCTCAGGGCTGCCGTCGCAGTCCCTGTCACCACGGAGGGGCAGTTTGGGGTGGACACAGCTTTTCCCTCCACCGCAGAGAGCCAAGTGACCCATGCGCTGGTGCCGGAGAATGCGGAGATGAGTACTGCGGCGGCTCTGCTGCCAGGTACCGCAGCTGACGCTGAAATCGCCGCCTCGCTGGCAGATAGCTTTCTTGTTGGAGGCCCCACGAGCTCTTCCTTCCCCACTGGGGCAGAGCTGAGTGATTTGGTGACAGCAGCAAATGAATACAGCTCCCGCTCAGCGGCAGGGAATGATACTGAGGCTGGTCCATCACCTCCAGAGCAAGAAGAAACACAGGTGCCCACTGGAGACCCCCAAGCTTTGACAAACGTGACCAAGTTTCTTAATGTGTCTCAGGAAAATGAGTGGGGTTTGGATGCTCCGGGTGCAGACGCTGCCTCATTTTCCACACCTGAGCCCCTTTTCTCCCCAAATGCAGAGCCTGACATAGCAGGAGCTGCTCCTGACACATCCCTTGGGACTACCCCAGCCTCCCTGCTCTTTGTGGATGCCAATAACAACTTCTCAGTGTCTGTGACAAGAGAGGGAGCAGAGGATttggagcctgctgctggcactGCATCTGTCCCACACTTCCTTTCTCCATCAGCTGGTGGGGCACAGCCGACCACCAGGGCTATTGAGGACCAGGCTGCTGACAGCCCCTTGGGTCTTGGCATCACTGTGCCACCAAGCAGAGGGCTGGACACAGCCACCATGGGAGTGAGCAAAGAAGGTGTAACCCTCGCTGCAGATCTCCAAAGCAGAGCGAGTGCCCCCTCCTTGAGCCCAGACTCCGGGGCTGGGGAGCTGCTTGCAACATGGCAGGATGAGCAGGCAAGTGAGGCTGCTGGTGTCATCCAGGGGCCGGCAGGAGAAACAGCCGTGGCTGCTGAGGAAGGTCCCACTCCTTTAGAGGCTGGAAAAGCAGGAGATGCAATAGATGGTGGTTTTGGTGAACCTGACTTGTCCCATCCACCTCTGGGGAGTGAGACAGTGTTGGAAGCAGTGAGAAACCCAGAGGAAACCTCCCGCCTTGCCAGCGAGACAGAGCTGAGCCCGGATGCTTTGCCAGGACCCGACAGGAATGAACAGGGATCCTCAGGGGTGGATATAGGCAGTCCTAATTCAGCCCCATCTCCTGCAGCTAGTGAGGCACTTGCAGCACCCACAGAGCCTGATGTGCAAAGTGCCACCGCTTCCCTGGCTGCCATGCTGCTCCCAGCGCACACAGAGCCACTGCCCACTGGGACTGTggctccagctgagctttcccTGCACCCTGCCCCATGGGACACTGCTGCTGGTGGTCTGCTGTCCCCTGTGGACATCCCTACCGGGTCTTTAGCCTCCCTTGCCTCTTCCAGTGCTGCTGACTCTCCTCAGCCAGTCCTGAATGCTGTGGCTGGCACCCTTTCCAGGGCTGAAAATGGAGCAGAGTTATCGGTGAGCCCCAACCTCAGTGCTGCCATGTCCCCATCCCTCAGGGGGTCAGAGCCACAGGGGACAGCAGCTGGCGCTtctgagggagcagagctcccctCAGCTGATGTACCAGGCACCAGCTTCAACCCAGCACCGGATGTCCCCAGCCTAGCATCCCTCGGACCTGCATCACCTGTCCCCAGTGGCTTGCCTGGCGTGGGCCTggggctgccagcagcagaggggagtgaagccggtgtggcagagcaggcactgggaggaggtggcagtgcAGCCAGGACTGAGCCATCCCTGAGCTCTGCTCCGGGCAGCAGGACAGCAGTCGGGATGGATCAGCTGCCTGACGCTGGGTCCCCGTCTGGTCCTGCCTCTCCTGATGATGTGGTTGCAGCACCTTCTGTTTTGGAGACTGATGGAGCAGAACCCATCGCAGAGGCAGCTCCTGGCCCTGACAGCCCTTCCCAGGCCCCTCTGGACAGTGAGGGTGGCCCAGACCTTGCTGCAACTCTGGAGGCTGAGAGTGCTGGGGATGTGGCAGGGGCAGGAAATCCAGAGAGCCCAAGCCCTGATATGGGCACCAGTCCTCCAGCCTTCAGCCCACAGCAGGATCCTGTGATTCTGGGAGAGCTGTcagcaggagaagcaggagcttTGACGGATGCTGAAGTATCCCATCCGTTGGCTCTCGGGAGTGGAGCAGGAGTGGCTACAGCCCTGGGAGAAATGTCCCTGCCTGGACCTGCAGCTCCTGGCAGTGCTGCCCTGGAGCCTGgccttggggtggctgcaggaCAAGATGTTTTGCCTGGTGAATCTCCCAGTGCTCCTGGCTCTCCTTGGCCAGCCCCAGGTGCTGTGGCTGGCATCCTTTCTGGGACTGATGATGAAGCAGAGATGCCAGCCAGTCCCAGCCTTGGTCCTGTGCCCTTTTCCCTTGGAGGGTCAGAGCTGCAGGGGTTGGTGGGTGGTGCTGCTGAGGGAGCAGGGCTCCCTGGAGCCAACGGACCAGGCACCAGCTTCAATCCAGCACTGGATGCCTCCAGCTCAGTGTCTCTTGGACCCGTGGGACCTGTGTGgcctgtccccaggggctggccaGATGCCAGCCTGGGGTTGCCAGCAGTGAAGGGGAGTGAAGCTGGtgtggcagagcaggcactgcgAGGAGGTGGAGGCGCAGCTGGAGGTGAGCTGCCCCTGAGCTCTGCTTCAGGCAGTGAGACAGTGGCTGGGACAGATCAGCTTCGTTACGCCGGGTCCCTGTCCAGTCCTGCCTCCCACAATGATGGGGAGGCAGCATCCTCCATTTTGGAGACTGATGGAGCAGGACCCATTGCAGAGGCAGCTCCTGGCCCTGACAGCCCTTCCCAGGCCTCTCTGGACAGTGAGGGTGGCCCAGACCTTGCTGCAACTCTGGAGGCTGAGAGTGCTGGGGATGTGGCAGGGGCAGGAAATCCAGAGAGCCCAAGCCCTGATATGGGCACCAGTCCTCCAGCCTTCAGCCCACAGCAGGATCCTGTGATTCTGGGAGAGCTGTcagcaggagaagcaggagcttTGACGGATGCTGAAGTATCCCATCCGTTGGCTCTCGGGAGTGGAGCAGGAGTGGCTACAGCCCTGGGAGAAACCTCTCTGCCTGGCAGTGCTGCCCTGGAGCCCGGTCTTGGGGTGGCTGCAGGACAAGGGGATTTGCCCGGTGAATCCCCTAGCACTGCTGACTTTCCTCAGCCAGCCCTGGGTGCTGTGGCCGGCACCCTCTCTGGGGCCGATGACAGAACAGAGACACCAGCAAGTCCCAACCTCAGTACTCCCATGTTCCCATCCCTTGGAGGGTCAGAGCTGCAGGGGATGCCAGGCAGCACTtctgagggagcagagctccctGGAGCCAGTGGACCAGGCGCTGGCTTGAATTCAGTATTGGATGCCCACAGCCCATCATCCTTCAGCCTGGTGGGacccgtgtcccctgtccccaggggctggCCTGGTGCTGGCCCAGGGCTGCCAGCAGCGGAGGGGAGCGAAGCCGGCACAGCGGAgcaggtgctgggagcaggtGGCAGCGCAGCTGGCGGTGAGCCGTCCCTGAGCTCCGCTCTGGGCAGCGGGACAGTGGCTGGGATGGATCAGCTGCCTGATGCCAGGTCCCTGTCTGGTCCTGCCTCTGCCAATGATGTGGTTGCAGCATCCTCAGTTCTGGAGACTGCCAGGGTGAGCTACCTTGGAGgagtgcccagtgctcctggctTTTCgcagcctgccctggggagtGCTCAGCTTGGAGCCCCTCCTGCCACAGGAGAAGCAGATAAACTGGCTGAGGCCGTCCCTGCTGATGGAGTGTCCGCTGGGGGACAGGGCCCTGCTGTGGAGGGAACATCTAGTTCGGGAGCCCCTGATGGAGCAGTAAGAGCTGTGGAGCACTCCGCACCCTCCTCTCTGTCTGTTGAAGGGTCTTCACCACTTGGGACAGCCGGCGTGACTACGGTGGGAGCAGGCCTTCCTGGTGCCAGTGGAGGAGCCGATGGTTTGAATGCAGGCTCAgcttctggcccagggtcttcaGGCCCCGAAGGCACTCCCCTGTCTGCCCCTGGCATCCAGAGTGGTTCAGATCTTGGACCTTCTGACACAAAACTGAGCCAAGTCAATGTGGTCGAGCTCcctggaggagaagcaggagtCTCGGCTGATCATGAAGCTTCCCTGAGCACCAGTTCAGGAGATGGGGCAGGAGCCATCGTACAAATAGCAGCCGGAGTGCTGGCTCCATCTGCCCTTGCCTCCCCGCAGCAGACACAGACCCTGGTCCCGTCGGCTCTGGACACTGGCATTGCCACTGCTGGCATTACCGGCTTGCTGGGctcttctctgctgctccctgggcATGGGCTTGCTGCATTGCCTGCCTCCTTGGGAGGCATGGGGGAAAGCTCAGTGCAGGTGCCTAACGAGAAACCCCCCTCTCCCTCCAATATCCGGAGTGGAAGCAGCTTGGCGGTGGCGGGCACACTGCTGGCCTCAGCAAAGGCACTCAACAGGCCACTGGCTGATGCTGAAACTGCTCTTCCTTGGTCTCCTGAAGACGAGACAGCCTCAGGATTGCCAGCACCTTTGGGAGAAGAGCCCCCAGCTCCGATGTCTCCCAACATGGGTCTGGCTGCACCTCCTGCTCCCGAGGGGCTATCTTCTGGCTCCAGGTTTTCCTCTCCAGTTTCAGCAAGTGACCTGAGAGTGGGACCCTCTGCACTGGAAAAGGGAGATCTCAGGGCAGCCTCCTCAAATCCTGCTGgatctgccctgctcctgccacctCCCCAGCCTGAAAGCCCTGGGgtcctgcccagctctgcagctgctgaagggaGAGGGGATGCAGACAGCCCAGGGGAGCTGAGTCCTAGGCTCCCCAGCACAGCGGTGAGGCCAGGGGCCGCAGCTCTACTGCCTCCTGAAGTGCCCGTGGAGCCCCCCACTCAGCCCTTGCTGGTGCAAGGGCCTGCAGGAGGAGGGTCCTCTGGCCTTGCTCCCATCAGGATTGCTGCTGAGAGCACCATGACAAAAATCCTGGGACCAGGATCTGCTGGCGGTTCATCATCTGTGGCCCTGCAGCCCTCCTCGGGTGGCAAGGCGATCGCTGGCCTCACCAACGtagctgctgctggctctgctgctgctgggtcgAGTGTCCCTGCAGCCTCCCCGGGCCAGGGAGCAGCCCAGGGAGGGCCACCGGCAACCGTGCACCCAGCCGTGtcctgcagccccacagctgctggcCCAGCCTCACCAGCCCTGCTCCACGGTGGCACAAAGGCGCTCCCTGGGCATGGAGCGAACGGGGCAGCTGCTCTCCTCCCTCAAACATCATCTGCTGCACTTCCAGCTCTGCCGGGAGGGCCTGTggcccccgcagccctgctgTCCATGACCACAG TTGCAGCAGTGCCGCTCTACGGATATGGAGCAAGGGAAAATGACCGCGAGTACGTGGAAAGGAGAGTGGACTTTAATTCTCCACTTTTCAAACCTGAGACTGGATTCCCATTCGGGAAAACCCTGCGTGATTCTCTCTAC TTCACAGACAACGGACAAATCGTTTTCCCAGCCTCGGACAATGACATCTTCCCATACCCCAAACCACCTCCTGGTGGGTTTAATGGCCGTGAGAAGGTTCCCATGATTGCCGTGTTTTGGGATGATGCCGACTTCTCCAGAGGAGTTGGCACCACATTTTACCAG GAGTTCCTCACCCTGAACTCTGCCAAGCCTCCCTTCATACGTGATGTGGAAGCCAAGATTCGACGGTACATGAAAACCTCGTACTCGGCAGTGTGGACCCTGAAGGTCACCTGGGAGAAGGCTCCTGCCCGCACAGCACAGACCAACACCAGGAGG ACAAGCACGTACCAGGCTGTCCTCACCACTGATGGCTTCAGATCCTATCTCCTGATCCTGTACCAAGATGGAGGCATGAAATGGGATTACACCCAACTTGCTGCTACGAATGTGCTGATCGGCTATTCCAG TGGGGATGGAATTTACCACAATGACGATCTCATTCAAAGACCTCCGGCTGCTAAATACCGCCCTGACCAGGTCAGGGGCTACAACACAG atCTCCGTGGGCTGTGGATATACAAGCTGGAGAGCCGCGTGGGGGCCAACTACAGGCTGAAGTGCCTGGCGTGGACGGGACGGCAGCAGGAGCCGCAGACGTGGAGCCGGGGCCTGCCCGCGtgcccctgctccctgcagcaagGGCAGCGGGATCCGCGCTTCAGGAGTGCCCGGGAAG GCCGGCTGGGCGCCCGCTTGACGATGCTGCACTCCGCCTCTCCGAACCAGTACGGTGCCGGGGTCCGTTGCCTCTATGACAGCCGGAGCCAGTTCGTCGAGGGGCGGCAGGAGAGGTACTGGCGGTCCTCGAGACAAGCGTCCCCCTACCGTG ATCAGGAGCTGAAGTTGCACGACTGGTGCTGTAACCAGGCGGGAAGTGCCCAACTCTGCGCCAGGTACAGCGAGAAGAGACCGAAGATGGGCTGTGATGGATACCAGTTGCCCAGCACTG